In Conger conger chromosome 12, fConCon1.1, whole genome shotgun sequence, one DNA window encodes the following:
- the arid6 gene encoding AT-rich interaction domain 6 — protein sequence MSQVRTQEGGTMEPEDGVTEETFLKDLYAYMKNRDTPIERIPHLGFKQIDLFQMFKTVQSLGGYNQVTAHQLWKQVYNKLGGNPRSTSAATCTRRHYEKLIMPYECYLRGEDNKDLTFPRQQKRPRCPSFPHDEEEALRGGKRSMAYGHVHAMHRNSHDFLDNRVRVIPIPLHLQHYFPPSSTALPPYLAPPPTISTSLPHPDSRTFRVPPPLEVTERPEQHLAVLRTLANEYMSSSGWAEPLNLSCKEGGGISNVSQQPSSFSPTGSNKTPKFLNKVVPLYRAYGVAKEEGPEGLDTELSVGCPSICGTAKPSPADPSAFPLPALKRQVIDLTSSAVSNMSPPVTDATVKTEAFSTSPLWHHGPAFRDALTGNTSETDLQSRKGESPRPSQSPLNLSSSTMSPTGDSGRMEIQIPLALLQNWFKSTFAPGLRNRVSAGALQSAESQMKGSEVKLQMQGNAETLPGRENTSDLSFHQRQRHRDSSFKGGDRNFTGSYTKERHTVNKDYYTGISHHHHSRSPDITAGDWEPKRDCRGAFAPYHPDVFSKRVTGSSPYLQSIDYVARKSSPKGLMDTQDLVAGRKSSQNLSAPMKSPLGPHEQEQGSTGPYRREMSPVLLGPHEKAQSKKGPFNVFMVNNTSSSCQSLTQEEYLKLRQLISSSL from the exons ATGTCACAGGTGAGAACACAGGAGGGTGGGACAATGGAGCCAGAGGACGGGGTTACTGAGGAAACCTTCCTCAAGGACCTCTATGCCTATATGAAGAACAGAGACACCCCCATTGAGAGAATACCTCACCTCGGATTCAAGCAGA TTGATCTATTTCAGATGTTCAAAACTGTACAGTCACTGGGAGGATACAACCAG GTCACAGCCCACCAGTTATGGAAGCAAGTGTACAACAAGCTGGGTGGAAACCCTCGCAGCACCAGTGCAGCCACGTGTACACGGCGTCACTATGAGAA GCTGATTATGCCATATGAGTGCTACTTGAGGGGAGAGGACAATAAGGACTTGACCTTTCCCCGCCAGCAGAAACGACCACGCTGTCCCAGCTTTCCTCACGACGAGGAGGAAGCCCTGAGAGGAGGAAAGCGTAGCATGGCTTACGGACACGTGCACGCCATGCACCGG AATTCCCATGACTTCTTGGACAACAGAGTCAGGGTCATTCCCATTCCTTTGCACCTGCAACATTATTTTCCCCCGAGCAGCACAGCGCTGCCACCCTACCTTGCACCCCCCCCTACCATATCAACATCCCTGCCCCACCCTGACTCCAGGACCTTCCGCGTGCCACCTCCCCTGGAAGTGACCGAAAGGCCCGAGCAGCACCTGGCTGTACTTCGCACGTTAGCCAATGAGTACATGTCCTCCTCGGGCTGGGCTGAGCCCCTCAACCTGAGCTGCAAAGAGGGGGGAGGCATCAGCAACGTCAGCCAACAGCCATCCTCCTTCAGCCCAACCGGCAGCAACAAGACGCCCAAATTCCTCAACAAGGTGGTCCCACTTTACCGGGCCTATGGTGTGGCCAAAGAAGAGGGACCAGAGGGGTTGGATACTGAACTATCTGTTGGATGCCCAAGTATCTGTGGCACAGCAAAGCCCAGTCCTGCTGATCCAAGCGCATTTCCCCTCCCAGCTCTGAAGAGACAAGTCATTGATCTCACTTCCTCTGCAGTCTCAAACATGTCCCCTCCAGTGACAGATGCCACCGTGAAGACAGAGGCCTTCAGCACCTCGCCACTGTGGCATCATGGTCCGGCTTTTCGAGATGCTCTGACTGGCAATACTTCAGAGACAGACCTCCAGTCTAGAAAAGGGGAATCTCCCAGACCTAGCCAAAGTCCCCTCAATCTAAGCAGCTCCACGATGAGTCCTACCGGTGACTCAGGGAGGATGGAGATTCAGATCCCACTGGCCTTGCTGCAGAACTGGTTTAAGAGCACCTTTGCTCCGGGTCTCCGTAACAGGGTCAGCGCTGGAGCCTTGCAGTCCGCCGAGAGTCAAATGAAAGGAAGCGAGGTAAAGTTACAGATGCAGGGCAATGCCGAGACACTACCAGGGAGAGAGAACACCTCAGACCTGAGCTTCCACCAACGCCAAAGGCACAGGGATAGCAGCTTCAAGGGAGGGGACAGGAACTTCACTGGCTCCTACACCAAGGAGAGGCATACCGTGAATAAAGATTACTACACCGGCATCAGCCATCACCATCATTCACGCTCACCTGACATCACAGCTGGGGATTGGGAGCCCAAGAGAGACTGTAGAGGGGCCTTTGCACCATACCACCCAGATGTGTTTTCAAAGAGAGTCACTGGCAGCAGTCCCTACCTCCAAAGCATAGATTACGTAGCACGGAAGTCATCCCCTAAGGGGCTGATGGACACTCAGGATTTGGTGGCGGGAAGAAAGAGCAGTCAGAACCTGTCAGCCCCCATGAAATCACCACTGGGCCCCCATGAACAAGAACAGGGAAGCACAGGCCCTTACAGGCGTGAAATGTCACCAGTTCTGCTTGGGCCACATGAGAAAGCCCAATCAAAGAAGGGACCCTTCAACGTCTTCATGGTCAACAATACCTCATCGTCCTGTCAGTCCCTCACCCAGGAAGAGTACCTGAAACTGAGGCAACTCATCTCCAGCTCCCTGTGA
- the LOC133141590 gene encoding drebrin-like protein A — MKAINLDTYNLSLLTAKEDILNPRSSTNWALFTYVGITNNLKLSDSGVGGVNELAGKFHVKRPLYGLCRVGMGGQGPSRIVMIIWVGEEMDQYRRAECASHVPAIKAFFKEAHIFVNASRPEDVTEEHIRAIISKFNAPKERVQRDRLSADKEETVGTNYKRTIAAMEIRRISRDSFWARAEKEEEDRKEEECRRAIEDRRRRERERILQERREAEERERKMNEKQQMIRKQRKLQAEVEAEAQRQEKLKWEQQQMEREEEMRASFRHSESIEKAAEAAALVSQRSMNPREFFRQLSSSSSRSPSNPGSPRTVRPPFRRYQRSLTDTAFIFGGSGSFTPPSSPRSPFSRTPTSPSHRSLSPPSPGGPDPTFQPIASPHPPQASNSPPPAPACSLPNLPPSMALPPLSPYPQPPSSPHAASVPEPPISTPPAPACSLPNLPPSTALPPLSPPPQPSSSPHATSIPEPQISTPPAPVPSASSAPPGPLPSLSEAQLSSLSPPGPLESPPPEEAPSRPLPESLEAPSLQAFSEPGGHEPPFQIPSDPQVQVTVVEEEEGEVEEARDSEEKTEPHLQASETAADLTRGERSPVGDIPPVTVEETVPALHCTSPGEEDPDSEAESEGEASADDGNENGQEDAGEESADDGNENRQEDAGEESADDGNENGQEDAGEASAEDGNENGQEGAGEESAQPSPSLEPVLTGEADEGVELAPVCHPSQEPGATGEAVDDGDLSQCPAQDPSSLRANGMCAEPGERDEKDENGVSLEPCATGENLNLSQLDGDSGLSPSTRKNDGIEEVITENQGEVQAGNGEEIHKYLDTDGQLRVRALHYYQAEHESELSLEPGDIISVLETVDKAWWRGYNKDGRRGLFPASYVETI, encoded by the exons GGCCCTGTTTACATACGTTGGCatcacaaacaacctcaaactgTCGGACTCAGGAG tgggTGGTGTGAATGAACTGGCGGGAAAGTTCCACGTGAAGCGGCCGCTGTATGGGCTATGTCGGGTGGGGATGGGCGGGCAGGGACCGTCTCGTATTGTGATGATAATCTGG GTGGGTGAGGAGATGGACCAATATCGCAGGGCTGAATGTGCCAGTCATGTGCCTGCAATCAAGGCCTTCTTCAAG GAGGCtcatatttttgtaaatgcCAGCAGACCAGAGGATGTGACTGAAGAACACATCAGAGCCATCATCAGCAAGTTCAATGCTCCTAAAGAGAGAGTCCAAAGGGACCGTCTGTCAGCGGACAAGGAGGAAACTGTG GGTACGAACTATAAGAGGACAATAGCTGCCATGGAGATTCGAAGGATCAGCAGAGACTCTTTCTGGGCACGTGCAGAG aaagaggaggaagacCGGAAAGAGGAGGAGTGCCGGCGGGCCATCGAGGATCGGAGgagacgggagagagagcggatCCTGCAGGAgcgcagagaggcagaggagagggagcggAAGATGAACGAGAAACAACAGATGATACGGAAGCAGAG GAAATTACAAGCTGAGGTTGAGGCAGAGGCACAAAGGCAGGAGAAATTAAAAtgg gagcagcagcagatgGAACGTGAGGAGGAGATGAGGGCTTCTTTCCGTCACAGTGAATCCATCGAGAAGGCAGCA GAGGCAGCAGCGCTAGTCTCACAGCGCTCCATGAATCCCAGGGAGTTTTTCAGACAGCTGTCATCGTCCTCCTCCCGCAGCCCTTCCAACCCGGGCTCTCCCCGGACag TCAGGCCGCCATTCCGCCGCTATCAGCGCAGCTTGACTGACACAGCGTTTATTTTCGGGGGGTCGGGCTCTttcactcccccctcctccccccggaGCCCCTTCAGccgcacccccacctccccctcccaccgGTCCCTGTCTCCCCCCAGCCCAGGAGGCCCTGACCCCACCTTCCAGCCCATCGCCTCGCCCCACCCGCCCCAGGCCTCCAACtcaccccctcctgcccctgcctgCTCCCTGCCCAACCTGCCTCCCTCCAtggctctccctcccctctccccctaccCTCAGCCCCCCTCCTCGCCCCATGCAGCAAGCGTCCCAGAGCCCCCAATCTccacccctcctgcccctgcctgCTCCCTGCCCAACCTGCCTCCCTCCACggctctccctcccctctcccccccgcctcAGCCCTCCTCCTCGCCCCATGCAACAAGCATCCCGGAGCCCCAAATATccacccctcctgcccctgtcccaTCAGCATCTTCCGCCCCCCCAGGTCCCCTCCCCAGCCTTTCTGAAGCCCAGTTATCCTCCCTCtcgccccctggccccctggaGTCCCCTCCCCCTGAAGAAGCCCCCAGCAGGCCCCTCCCAGAGAGCTTGGAGGCCCCCTCTCTGCAGGCCTTCTCAGAGCCAGGAG GGCATGAACCTCCCTTCCAGATACCGAGTGACCCACAGGTGCAGGTCACAGTGGTGGAAGAGGAAGAAGGGGAGGTAGAGGAGGCTCGAGATTCAGAGGAGAAGACAGAGCCTCATTTACAGGCCAGTGAAACCGCTGCGGATTTGACAAGGGGAGAGCGCTCACCCGTGGGGGACATCCCACCCGTGACTGTGGAGGAAACGGTGCCTGCGCTGCACTGCACTTCCCCGGGGGAGGAGGACCCAGACTCAGAGGCTGAGTCTGAAGGAGAGGCGTCAGCAGATGATGGAAATGAGAACGGGCAGGAAGACGCAGGAGAGGAGTCAGCAGATGATGGAAATGAGAACAGGCAGGAAGACGCAGGAGAGGAGTCAGCAGATGATGGAAATGAGAACGGGCAGGAAGACGCAGGAGAGGCGTCAGCAGAAGATGGAAATGAGAACGGGCAGGAAGGCGCAGGAGAGGagtcagcccagcccagcccatcATTGGAGCCGGTCCTAACCGGAGAGGCTGACGAAGGGGTGGAGCTTGCGCCTGTCTGTCACCCGTCCCAGGAACCAGGTGCCACAG GTGAGGCGGTAGATGATGGGGATTTATCACAGTGCCCTGCTCAGGACCCATCCTCACTGAGAGCCAATGGAATGTGTGCAGAaccaggagagagggatgaaaagGATGAAAATGGAGTTTCTTTGGAGCCATGTGCCACAG GGGAAAACCTCAATCTTTCTCAACTAGATGGTGACTCTGGGCTGAGCCCTTCCACCAGAAAGAATGATGGGATAGAAGAGGTCATCACAGAAAATCAGGGGGAGGTACAAGCAGGAAATGGAGAGGAGATACACAAG TACTTGGACACAGACGGTCAACTGCgtgtaagggcactgcactactACCAAGCTG AACATGAATCCGAGCTGTCTCTGGAGCCGGGTGACATTATCAGTGTGCTGGAAACTGTGGACAAGGCCTGGTGGAGGGGTTACAACAAAGATGGCCGCCGGGGGCTCTTCCCTGCCAGCTATGTGGAGACCATCTAG